AGTTCAGCCCTTTGGTCACCAGGTATCTAGACATGACAGAAAGCACTCTGAAGAAACATGCCTAGCATCACCTAGATCCTGGATGAAAAAGGCTACAGCAGCCTGGTGTCCTTAGGGGACATTAGGCTGCAATGATCTGCAGCTTTTCTTGGCACAAACgtgttttctctccctgcagcccctcacctCTCTCCCTGCACGTGCACAGGCTGCTGGAAGAGGCACAGCCAGCATGCTCACTCAGCACACAGCCCTGACTGGCCTCCAAGGCAGCTGCTTCACACACAGTCAGGTCTGGCAGAAAAGAGCAGCTTTTAGTTACACAATACATAATCaacaggaggcagagctgaagTTTCACGGACTGAACTCTGGAATTTATCAAATTAGGGAATGAAGGATTAACTACTCCTTAATTTGTCAGTGTTTCATGGCTTGCATACAGTGGAACAGAGATGCTCCTTTTAAATTAGGCATTCACATTGCCATCCTCACCTGCAAGGACCTGGATGCAACAATGAAGGGGCCCATTCTGTTCCACTTGTCTTAACGTTATtggaaaagatttaaaattagagAGATTCTTCACCCCACTCCCCAGGTAAAAAGGCACTGCACACTGAGGTGGTATTATGGAAATTTAAATTCATCTGCTTCAGCCAcattataatgtattttttccaaagcttaATGATATTCAAGACTTTTTGTAACTTAAAATATAACATTGAGATGAAAAAGCCTTGACACAGCACTAAAGGCAGTAAGAGAAAAGCCCTTTGCTACTCTAaagttgctttttaaagctCAACTTCAATATTGCCAAGTAATCCCAGGatagattttaaataatatttttaatcttacaCTTTTGTTAGATGATTTGCCCAGTGCAAGAGGTAGGTGAGTCAACACGTTGGAATTCTTTGCAGCAGGTCTGTTTTCAAAGAACAAGCCCAACTTCTACTCTCTTTTAAATGAACAACATCAAAAGGTGCAAAACTAGAATGAAGAAATGTCAACCAGCTTTTAGTCTGATCATATATGTACCTTGGACACTACTCTAAGGCAGTGCAGCCTGACACTGACACACATTCTGGATCCGTGCCTCTCAATGCTGCCTGTTGCTGCCAAGAGGCtcaatttctctttcttcctggTCTATGCTGCGCTGCTTCCAATTAGAACTCATGAAAAGTTTGAGCAGCATCTTCAATTAAGCCTACAAGGTCAGGCTTTGTGTACAACTGACTTGCTGCTGCAGGTAGTGTCTTGGGAGCAGACGAAGTGGAACTCATATGGAAAGGATGGCAGCTTGCTCTAACCCACTGCAGCACCTATACTGATACATACACCTGTGAGTTGAGACAGGATTGGAAACAGTCACCAAGGAAAAAAGTACTCCTGTCAAGCATTATTTCCATTCATTAAATTCCTCCCTCCAAGGCACCTTTATATGGTGCcacaaaaagatttttccacATGAATGAGGAATACACCTTGGATATAGTATGGGAATCAAGGGCTCAGATGGTTCCAGCACCTCTGGTAGCAGGAAGGCACCAAGGACCATATAGAAAACTGGAGCTTGACAGAGCCATCAGCTTCAGTCTTGAAATCCTACACATCAGTCAGACGGCAAGAACCAAGCACGTACCCAACTTCTGTACCCCTGAGCAGAGACCTCACAGCTCCTGGGGTGGTCACAGGACAGATATGAAGGAAAGAAGCAAGGAACctttttttgctgcaggcagaaatCTTTGTGACAGAAAGGataaaaaacactttaaaagccAAAGAGCTTGatgcaaaatcaaaatgtttccattaatCGGATACGTGAAAACCAGGGGTTAATGCAGACCAGAAAAGTTCTGGAGCATGGTCCAAGTCCAGCCACAAGGATGGGCGAAGAATGATGAGTGATTTGAGGAGAATGAATGGGAAATAGCGCTGACAGGGCAAGTCAgaagagaaacaacaaaaaactggaaaacagaaatgaagggCAGGAACcacaacagtgaaaaaatatgGAAGAGTAGTGACaacaggaagagaaggaaataaaatgcctCGTGATCCAGGAAAGGAACATCACATAAAACTCTAAAGACGTctagaacaaaagcaaagcagccagTCCTTTGCTTTGAACGAAACTACAGTCATTAGCAGGGTTAATTAACCAAAATACACACTTATCTGTCATCCTTGGAGAAGCACTGACTTTGAAGATGCATAGCAAACTTCAATTACCTAGCAGCTGTCAAGGAAGCttttaatgcagaaaactgAGCTGCCTTTTGGTATTAATTTAAGAGAAGTGCTTGGTGACAGCCATTTTTTAGCAAGCTGACTGTTAAAGAAGGGCTCAGAGAGCTCCAATCCAGAACCTTAACCACTGCTTTCTGTTGGGCAGACTTTGGGACCGAAACCTGAAGAGAAATGGCGCTGTAAGCAGCTGGAGTTTGTTTTCACAGTGTAACTGATTTCCCTGTTGCTGGAGCACACACGGCTCTTCCTGCAGCTCTCCGCTGGCAAATGCTAATTTTGAATTATCAATTCCTCGGtcccatgaagaaaacaagtaCAATTATGCCTGTATTCTGTAGGATTTATGGCTAATCACACTCAAGAGGCTAACTTTACTTAGAACATTGAATTAGCAGTGTTGCAAAGAATTGTCTTGATTAGACCGCAACTCTTTTCCTTCATCTAGGCAAACCTTAGGAAGGCCAGGAGAAAGAATTCATGCCTTGGAGGTGCTGCTCTTGCTACAGCCAAAGCAGCACTGTTAACAGTTGTTGCAGAAGTTGTGAGCTACCGATGgcagtaaaagaaaacactgttagCGTGGGTGCCAGAAGGACAGCTCTGAGAAGAGACAACCCTGCTAAAGCAACTCGAGGAGGGAATTTGAACCATGTGCAGCAGCTACGTATTATAACAGTGGCAAAGacaacagcagctctgagcagtGAGCgctcacagctcctgctgcgCTGGGCGGACAACTAAAAGCAGCACTGCATGGGTGATGCGCCCACCCATCGCAGAATGGACCCCCATGGGTGatgcacccacccacccatcacAGAAGAGACACCCACATGCCACTGTGATTCCCCGGCCCTTCTTCCCACTGCGGACCCCAGCTCCCCCTGTGCCTCCCTTACCTCACAGGGCCTCCTGCCAGGCTGAGGTCCTTCTGCTGTGCCCCCCAGGCCGAGGCTGCTGGAGCTCTCCCTGTTtccacctgcctggctgggggggggatgACAGGGGGACACGACAGTCAAAGCTGCCTGTACCCTAGGGGGCTGGACAGCCCCCCCAAACGGCAAGCTccctccccagtgcccccagttCAAACCACTCGCTTCTATAACACCCACCCCAAACTAAGGCTGCCCCTTCccatccccaccagccccctccACTACCTCGGGCTCAGCACCCCCCTCAAGGTAAGGCTGCACCCCCGCCAAAGGAGGCGGCCTCCCCAGagcacagccccccaccccccccaaactAGGGGTTGCCCACGCCAAGtacccgctccccaccccccactctGGGCCGTCTCCCCACTCCGCTCCGACCATGGGCTGCCGCCCTCCCTctccccgctcccctgcccgcaacggccccccccccgcgctgGGCCcgccctccccatccccagcgAGGGCCgcccctcctctcccagcacccCCCCGGGCGCtggccgccgccccccccccctccccggcatCCCCCGCCAGgtccaccccccgccccgcggccgctcATCACCCGGTTCCGCCGgcgcccgggcccgggcccgcctCCCCCTCGCCGGCGCTAGGCCGCAACCGAAGCCCGCCGAGCGCGCCGTGCGGGCGGCAGCTCACctgggcgggcgggcgcggcgggccgGAGCCGGGGCGGTGGGCGGGGGTGAGCCGGGGgcaggcgcggggcggggggggggcggcgaagcggcggctgcggcgcggGACGGGGCCTCTACTCGCGGCGGCGCAGGGCGGCCATGGCGTGACGTCATCCAGGCGCGCCGGCCCTCGCgccggggggaggggagggggggcaggagggCGCGCTCCCTTTGCCACACCCCTCCCTGTGTGCGCATGCGCAGCTGGCCCGGCCGTGCCGTAAAGGGCACGCGCCCGCGGCGGGCGTGTGCGCGTGTGCGCGCACAGGTGCGCGTGGTCGCgcatacatacatgcatgcCTACATGTGCACACAGGGAGGGATGCACACGTGTATGTGCATATGTGCACGggtgcacatgcatgcacagggAGGTGCAAACGTGCTTGCACAGATGTGCATGGGTGCACGtgcacatatgcacacacacagggaGGGGCGCACATCTGAGGAGGAGCACAGGCATGCATGAACACGTAGAGGTACATGTTTACATATGCAGAGGGGTACATGTGCACATGGAGATAGACATGTGCATGCACACGTGGAGATGCACATACATGCAGGTGGACACATGCAGCTAGATGTGTGCACATGCTAGGCACACATGCATAAGCATGGGGATAGGCATGCATGGGGAGGTATATGGATGGGAATGCACACGTGGAGGTATGGGCACGTGCACACATGGGTACACTCACATTCACACATACCCCCACgcatatgcacacacagaaacGTATGAACACACATGCACTTACATGGATGCATGCATGAGCATATGCACATAGGCACACACAGAGGTACAGACACGTGCAAATGCACTTCTCTGTATGGATGTGCATGAAGATGGACACACACATGAAGATCTGCCTGCATAGGTGGAGGAACACACAAGTGCTCACTCACGCATGCGCACAAACATGCCGGGATGACGGCTCAGCGCCGTGGGGTGCAGCCTGCCCGAGCAGCCCTGTACCCCAGCTGGGATGGTGCTGCGTGCGCTGCTCCACCTGCTCCCAGTGCCAAGGGGAGCAAGGGCCAGTGGCCAGAGCATGGTCACGGGTCCTCACCAgcctgctcagcaccctgtCCCCATTAACCAGAGTGTTAATGAGCTGCCCTcagtgctgccaggctgcctgggCATCCCCCATGCTGGGTGTGTGTCCACGGGCCTCCATCCTCAATGCAACTTCTGCTTTTGTGGGAGCctgtggctggggctgctctgtgctcagcGCAGGATGTGACCCCAACCCTGGGGCTACCCAGCAGCCACGTGGCCCAGCTGCCCTGCATCCTGGCTCAGcatcctctgcagcagccccaaGGTCCGGGACCAATGGCCCCACAGTAGCCCCACGGCAACCGCCATGGCcaccccttcccctccagccaGCTTGGCCTCTCCGCCTGGGCACTGAGCACCGTGCCCCTTATCCCCGCTGTCGCAACAGCCCCCTGGGCCCCTTGCTCTCCTGGCTCCCTGACACGGGGCCAAATTCTGCCCTGGGGAGACATCCCAGAGGCACAAAATGCCCAGGAGGCTGcttactgggagcactgggaggagGCTTGCTACTGGGAAGGGGTTTACTGGGAACAGTGGGGGGGGGCTTACTGTGGGCAGCCCAGAAAAGTGGTGCTGAGGCAGCCGGGAGGGAGAAGCGGTGGTGAGGCAGCCTGAAGGCTGCTAGCAGTCAGGGCAGGAGGAtgctccctggggcaggaggatgCTGGCGGTCAGGGCAGGAGGATGCTCCCTGAGACAGGGGAATGCTGATGGTTCATGGGGCAGGAGGATGCTCGTGGTCCCTGGGACAGGGGGATGCACCCTGAGACAGGGGAATGCTGATGGTTCATGGGGCAGGAGGATGCTCTCTGGGGCAGGAGGATGCTCGTGGTCCCTGGGACAGGGGGATGCTCCCTGGAGCTGTCTGGTGGTTGCCCCCCCATCACCCTGTCACAGCAACCcgggcagcagtgccaggctggTCCCGCCCCCTTGACTAGCTCCTCCCCTTGTGGCAGCAGGCCAGGGGGTGACTGGCTGAGGCAGGAAGGGTGGGGCTGGGTGGGCGGGGTCACtgcaaaatatatataaatgtggTGGGGCCGATCTGGCATGGAGGTGTTGGTACCTGCTGGGGGTgagtggtggtgcttgtggtcCACAGGACCCTCCCTGGGGGTTCTCGGCTGGAGCTGTCCCTGGAGCTGTAGGGCTGGGGTCACTATTGTGGGTGCCCCTGATTCCCAGAGCCCTCGTGGGCTGGTGTGGGGGTGCAGCCCGGTGCTGGTGTCTCacctctgccccagcactgaCTCACAGCCCCATGTGCCGCTTTACGCAAGAGCCATGCTGGCAGGGGGACTCTGCCCGGGCGGCCACCGCCAGCCTAGCCCCGGCCAaagggcaggcacagcccccaCGTAAAGGCAGCGGCGCTGGGGTGCCGGCTCAGTGCCGTGCTGGAGCCGAGCGCGGGAGGTGCTGGTGGGTGGGGGTCTCCTGAAGCAGTTCTGGACAGACCACCCTGGCCCAAGGCTGAATCCTTCCCCCTCAGCAGGCTGGACCGTGCTGTTTGCCAAGATGGATTACGCCAAGTCGTTGAGCCTGCGCCTGGCTGCTCCTGTCTCCAAGTAAGTGCTGGAAGCCACCGTCCCCAGGGTGGGGGATATCGGAGCCCTCCCTGCTTTAGTACCTCTCAGCTCCCCGAGTGGATGTCCTGCTCCCGCTGAGTCCTGGCGGGGGCTGGCactgcccagggctggctgcaggtcTCAGGACACCCCaatccctccatccctccccagaTGTGTCTCAGCAAGTGCCTCCATgacccagcagctgctgttgagcCCGGCCCCACGGCCCCGGCCCTACCGTGTCTGCAACTGGGACCGCAGCGTGCGCAAGGGCATCATGGCGCAGAGCCTTGCCgagctgctgtgccaggtgAGCCACGGCTGGTTGGGGACTGTCTCTCCACCTGGGTGGGCGGTGGGCTGGCTGcccctcagccctgctcacCCCCTGCACCTCCACAGGCTCAGAGCGCCCTTCTCGCCCCGGGTCCCATCTCGCTGGTGCTGGATGAGGATGGCACTGTGGTGGAGACGGAGGCTTTCTTCCAGACACTGGAGGAGGGCACGGTGCTGATGGCCCTGAGCAAGGGGCAAACCTGGGCTGCCTCCAAGGTGAGTGCATGAACCTGCTTTATCCTGTCTGCATCCCACGCTGGGATCAGTGGGGAGATGCGATGCTTGCTGGGATGTACCTGGGATGCTGGGTGAAGTGGGACTGGGAGGAGGGTGAGGGTACCACTAGGTAATCCTGGTCCCACTCTCCCCTAGATGTCCGGCTACCAGCTGAGCCTCTCCCACAAGCCCCCTCGGAGGATCGATGTCGCCTGTGTCACCTTTGACCTCTACAAGACCAACCCGCGGGACCTGGGGTGCCTCAACGTCAAAGCCACACTCTATGGCACCTACAGCATGTCCTACGACCTGCGCTGCTACGGGGCCAGGCGGCTGATGAAGTGAGTGCTGGGGGGGGCCCCAGAGATGGTTCTGGGAatggggatgctgcagtgggggaccagccctgctgcccatcCCCTCTGTGGGCTGCAACGAGGCATGCTcatccccttcctccctgcctaGGGAAGCCCTGCGCTGGACACTCTTCACCATGCAGGCCACCGGCCATGTCCTGCTCGGCACCTCCTGCTAcatgcagcagctcctggatgCCACAGAGGAGCCAAAGGAAGCGGAGAGCAGCCCCGCACTGCAGaacctcctgccctgcagcctcccacccctgccccgcAGGAAGACACTGCAGTGAGAGCTGGTGCCCTGTCCCCCCTTCTGTCACCTCCCCTCAGTTCCTGGGGGTCTCAGCACCCCGCTAGGTCAATGCCCCGGGGGAGGTTGCCAtagtgcccagcacagcctctccttGCATCCCGCTGCCTGAATGGGGCCAGCTCTTCTCTGTATTATCTGCTGctctgtaaatatatttatttaagtaAAGCTCTGCTAACTTCAGCTGTGTCTCAACCCATCTTTGTTGGCTGGGGGGACATCAGCCACTTGCTCTACTTGGCactgtggggctgtgctgggtggtGGT
This sequence is a window from Falco peregrinus isolate bFalPer1 chromosome 14, bFalPer1.pri, whole genome shotgun sequence. Protein-coding genes within it:
- the CIDEC gene encoding cell death activator CIDE-3 produces the protein MDYAKSLSLRLAAPVSKCVSASASMTQQLLLSPAPRPRPYRVCNWDRSVRKGIMAQSLAELLCQAQSALLAPGPISLVLDEDGTVVETEAFFQTLEEGTVLMALSKGQTWAASKMSGYQLSLSHKPPRRIDVACVTFDLYKTNPRDLGCLNVKATLYGTYSMSYDLRCYGARRLMKEALRWTLFTMQATGHVLLGTSCYMQQLLDATEEPKEAESSPALQNLLPCSLPPLPRRKTLQ